From the Betaproteobacteria bacterium genome, one window contains:
- a CDS encoding carbamate kinase → MSKRNRTAVVAVGGNSLILDDQHQSIPDQVKAATMTSQYVADMVEAGWTVVLTHGNGPQVGFILRRSGIAKGVVPEVPVDYADADTQGAIGYMFQRALYNEFQRRKLKRKVVAIVTQVRVDPNDPAFKAPTKPIGAYMTEDVAKSLAQDLGWTVKEEAGRGWRRVVASPLPQEIIERDIIEALIDLGYIVIACGGGGIPVLRDEHGGLQGLEAVIDKDFASSLLARDIRAELFVVSTGVEKVAVNFGKPDQRWLERIVLADARRYLAEGQFPKGSMGPKIEAIIAFLEGGGDRALITNPPNLGRALSGASGTHVVPA, encoded by the coding sequence ATGAGCAAACGCAATCGCACAGCGGTCGTGGCAGTCGGCGGCAACTCGCTCATCCTGGACGATCAGCATCAATCGATTCCTGACCAGGTAAAAGCTGCGACGATGACTTCGCAGTATGTCGCGGACATGGTCGAGGCGGGCTGGACGGTGGTGCTCACCCACGGCAACGGCCCGCAGGTGGGCTTCATCCTGCGCCGCTCGGGCATTGCCAAGGGCGTCGTGCCGGAGGTGCCGGTGGACTATGCCGACGCCGACACCCAGGGTGCGATCGGCTACATGTTCCAGCGCGCGCTCTACAACGAATTTCAGCGCCGCAAACTCAAGCGCAAGGTGGTCGCGATCGTCACGCAGGTGCGGGTGGATCCGAACGACCCGGCTTTCAAAGCTCCGACCAAACCGATCGGTGCGTACATGACCGAGGACGTCGCCAAGTCGCTGGCACAGGATCTGGGATGGACCGTGAAGGAGGAGGCCGGCCGCGGCTGGCGGCGGGTGGTGGCCTCGCCTTTGCCGCAGGAAATCATCGAGCGCGACATCATCGAGGCGCTGATCGACCTGGGCTACATCGTCATCGCTTGCGGCGGCGGCGGCATTCCCGTGCTGCGCGACGAACACGGCGGGTTGCAGGGCCTGGAAGCGGTGATCGACAAGGATTTCGCGTCCAGCCTGCTGGCGCGCGACATCCGTGCGGAGCTGTTCGTGGTTTCCACCGGCGTGGAAAAGGTGGCCGTCAATTTCGGCAAGCCGGATCAGCGCTGGCTGGAGCGCATCGTGCTCGCCGACGCGCGGCGCTATCTCGCCGAGGGGCAGTTTCCGAAAGGCAGCATGGGTCCCAAGATCGAGGCGATCATCGCTTTCCTCGAAGGCGGCGGCGATCGCGCACTGATCACCAATCCGCCCAACCTCGGGCGCGCGCTTTCAGGCGCATCCGGCACTCACGTCGTGCCGGCCTGA
- a CDS encoding DUF1116 domain-containing protein, whose amino-acid sequence MSTLFREDKRIINVGLQSFADSIVSAGGKSVQVDWTPPAGGNRVAGWSLAQLLNHPAVEHANEKAYAAFLAAQPVLAGIGVARAQMPGMDGRMVLHAGPPIAWQEMCGPMQGAVIGAILYEGWAADAEAARRLAEGGTIAFESAHHHATVGPMAGVISPSMPVWVIENAAGSNRAYSNMNEGLGKVLRFGANSPEVIKRLRWMAEVLAPALAAALAKSGPLELKPLIAQALQMGDEVHNRNAAASSLFLKKIVPAALHSGFDAAAIADAVTFIAGNDHFFLNLSMAACKSMLDAAHGVPGSSLVTAMSRNGVRFGIRLSGTGEQWFEAPSPVVGGLYFPSYGPEHAAPDMGDSSITETAGLGGFAMATAPAIVQFVGGTPQDAIASTREMRHITLGRNSAFTLPAINFSGTPAGIDARRVLDTNITPIINTGIAHKEAGVGQIGAGITRAPLECFTQAVIALASRVGVAVPGIVRSTRS is encoded by the coding sequence ATGAGCACGCTGTTTCGTGAGGACAAACGCATCATCAACGTCGGGTTGCAGTCGTTTGCCGATTCCATCGTGTCGGCCGGCGGCAAATCGGTGCAGGTGGACTGGACGCCGCCGGCGGGCGGCAACCGCGTCGCCGGCTGGAGCCTCGCGCAACTGCTCAATCACCCGGCGGTGGAGCACGCCAATGAAAAAGCCTACGCGGCTTTTCTCGCCGCCCAACCGGTGCTTGCCGGGATCGGCGTTGCCCGCGCGCAGATGCCGGGAATGGACGGCCGCATGGTCCTGCACGCCGGGCCGCCGATCGCGTGGCAGGAAATGTGCGGGCCGATGCAGGGCGCAGTGATCGGAGCGATCCTGTACGAAGGCTGGGCCGCCGACGCGGAGGCGGCCCGCCGGCTGGCCGAAGGCGGAACGATCGCATTCGAATCTGCGCACCACCACGCCACGGTGGGACCTATGGCGGGGGTCATCAGCCCGTCGATGCCGGTGTGGGTGATCGAAAACGCCGCCGGCAGCAATCGCGCGTATTCCAACATGAACGAGGGTCTCGGCAAGGTGCTGCGCTTCGGCGCCAATTCCCCGGAAGTGATCAAACGCCTGCGATGGATGGCCGAGGTGCTCGCCCCCGCGCTGGCTGCCGCCCTCGCGAAGTCCGGACCGCTGGAGCTGAAGCCGCTGATCGCGCAGGCGCTGCAAATGGGCGACGAAGTCCACAACCGCAACGCCGCGGCGTCTTCGCTGTTCCTGAAGAAGATCGTGCCCGCGGCGCTGCATTCCGGTTTCGACGCGGCAGCGATCGCCGACGCAGTGACGTTCATCGCCGGCAACGACCATTTTTTTCTGAATCTGTCGATGGCAGCCTGCAAGTCGATGCTCGATGCCGCACATGGCGTGCCGGGAAGCAGTCTGGTCACCGCCATGTCGCGTAACGGCGTGCGCTTCGGCATCCGCCTCTCGGGCACCGGTGAGCAGTGGTTCGAAGCGCCTTCCCCGGTCGTGGGCGGACTTTACTTCCCGAGCTATGGGCCGGAGCACGCGGCGCCGGACATGGGGGACAGTTCCATCACCGAGACCGCCGGTCTCGGCGGTTTTGCCATGGCCACCGCGCCTGCCATCGTGCAGTTCGTAGGCGGTACGCCGCAGGATGCGATCGCGAGCACGCGCGAAATGCGCCACATCACGCTCGGCCGCAACAGCGCGTTCACGCTGCCGGCGATAAATTTCAGCGGCACGCCTGCGGGCATCGATGCCCGCCGCGTGCTTGATACCAACATCACGCCGATCATCAACACCGGCATCGCCCACAAGGAAGCCGGCGTCGGCCAGATCGGCGCGGGCATCACGCGTGCACCGCTGGAGTGTTTCACGCAGGCCGTCATTGCGCTGGCGTCCCGGGTCGGCGTGGCCGTGCCCGGCATTGTTCGGTCCACTCGGTCCTAG
- the fdrA gene encoding acyl-CoA synthetase FdrA produces the protein MPAERPQSPDESGERDLSAILVKIVSREYRDSVSLMQLSAMLGRLPGVEQASAVMATENNLALLAEAGLRVDAKGAHASDLLIVVQGEKSALPAAIEEAMKSLTRQAEDDGGETHAALRPRSIQMALKVAGDANMALISTPGDYAAAEAMKALRLGLNVMLFSNNVSVEEELALKEFARDSDLIVMGPDCGTAIINGTPLAFANVVKRGPVGAVGASGTGLQQVSVLVDRLGSGISQAIGTGGRDLHREIGGISMLKGLKDLAADPATQVVVLISKPPSPDVAERVLAEAAKAGKPVVVVFLGADPASIARKGVHAVKTLEDAARAAVAIVKGEKPRDSYTGVPDLPAGLPKFAESQRYLRGLYSGGTFCYEATLLLGELLAGVHSNTPTRNAHELADVWQSHHHTLVDLGDDVFTRGRPHPMIDYRLRTERIVKEAEDPQTAVILLDVVLGHGSHMDPASEFVPAIHRARAAAAAQGRSVAFVGQICGTAADPQDLARQSRALTEAGMLLTESNAQAVRLAAAIVAAGVQPRSGH, from the coding sequence ATGCCGGCCGAACGGCCGCAGTCGCCTGATGAATCTGGAGAGCGTGACTTGTCTGCCATTCTGGTGAAAATCGTTTCCCGAGAATACCGGGACTCGGTGTCGCTGATGCAACTGTCGGCGATGCTGGGCAGGCTGCCGGGCGTGGAACAGGCCTCGGCGGTGATGGCCACCGAGAACAACCTGGCGCTGCTGGCGGAAGCCGGCTTGCGCGTCGACGCGAAGGGTGCGCACGCAAGCGACCTGCTGATCGTGGTGCAGGGCGAGAAATCAGCCCTGCCCGCGGCGATCGAGGAGGCGATGAAGAGCCTCACCCGGCAGGCCGAGGACGACGGCGGCGAGACGCACGCGGCGCTGCGTCCGCGCAGCATTCAGATGGCGCTGAAAGTCGCCGGCGATGCCAACATGGCACTCATATCCACGCCCGGCGATTACGCGGCGGCGGAAGCGATGAAGGCGTTGCGGCTCGGGCTCAACGTCATGCTGTTCAGCAACAACGTGTCGGTGGAGGAAGAGCTCGCGCTCAAGGAGTTCGCGCGCGATAGCGACCTCATCGTCATGGGGCCGGACTGCGGCACCGCCATCATCAACGGCACGCCACTTGCCTTCGCCAACGTGGTGAAGCGCGGCCCGGTCGGCGCGGTGGGCGCCTCGGGCACCGGTCTGCAACAGGTGAGCGTGCTGGTCGATCGCCTCGGCTCGGGCATCTCGCAAGCGATCGGCACCGGCGGGCGCGACCTGCATCGGGAGATCGGCGGCATCTCGATGCTGAAGGGCCTCAAGGATCTCGCTGCCGATCCCGCGACGCAGGTCGTGGTCTTGATCTCGAAGCCGCCTTCACCCGATGTGGCAGAGCGAGTGCTGGCCGAGGCAGCAAAGGCGGGCAAGCCGGTGGTGGTGGTGTTCCTCGGCGCCGATCCCGCGAGCATAGCGCGCAAGGGCGTGCACGCGGTGAAGACCCTGGAGGACGCCGCCCGCGCGGCAGTTGCCATCGTCAAGGGAGAAAAGCCGCGCGACAGTTACACCGGCGTGCCGGATTTGCCTGCCGGATTGCCGAAATTTGCCGAATCGCAACGCTACCTGCGCGGACTCTACAGCGGAGGCACGTTCTGCTACGAGGCGACGCTGCTGCTCGGCGAACTTCTGGCCGGGGTGCACTCGAATACACCGACGCGCAATGCGCACGAACTCGCCGATGTCTGGCAGAGCCATCATCACACGCTGGTCGACCTCGGCGATGACGTATTTACCCGCGGCCGCCCGCATCCGATGATCGACTACCGTCTGCGCACCGAGCGTATCGTGAAGGAGGCCGAGGACCCGCAAACGGCGGTCATCCTTCTCGACGTGGTGCTGGGCCATGGCAGCCACATGGATCCGGCCAGCGAGTTCGTGCCGGCGATTCATCGCGCGCGCGCAGCCGCCGCCGCGCAGGGCCGCAGCGTGGCGTTCGTCGGGCAAATCTGCGGCACGGCCGCGGACCCGCAGGACCTCGCCCGCCAGAGCCGGGCGCTGACCGAAGCCGGCATGCTGCTCACTGAGAGCAATGCGCAGGCGGTGCGGCTCGCCGCCGCCATCGTCGCCGCGGGTGTGCAGCCGCGCAGCGGACACTGA
- a CDS encoding DUF2877 domain-containing protein, whose amino-acid sequence MSRDPRDLVSDTEISDCVGDLVPARAHGRLHSVFRRACNIETDAGELVTLLASDLGNLPHGIRLASPVASFESWLIPGQSAILDHAALRITNAGITVDLSGAAVWRGAVAAVSMDPGGAAIAVALHELRATLVERAPERGFGPLLAAPASARSSVERAFATRLSHTLPMLARATERHDVTAVAGAAARLVGLGPGLTPSGDDFIAGYLAALRSRAGFESGIDAMLRSLADSLAPLVLRTNAISRQMLSDAAQGRFAERLVDVTVAISGAGDVVEATARALASGHSSGADTLCGLLFGYAPDLATQEAPSPDRPPRHPLPRAAQFESNAGRTAAVA is encoded by the coding sequence GTGAGCCGCGATCCGCGCGACCTCGTGTCCGACACCGAAATCTCGGACTGCGTTGGAGATCTTGTGCCCGCGCGCGCCCACGGGCGGCTGCACAGCGTCTTCCGCCGCGCCTGCAACATCGAAACGGATGCGGGCGAGTTGGTAACCCTGCTGGCGAGCGATCTGGGCAACCTTCCGCACGGCATCCGGCTGGCCAGCCCGGTCGCGTCATTCGAGTCTTGGCTGATTCCGGGGCAGAGTGCGATTCTCGATCATGCGGCGCTGCGCATAACCAACGCGGGCATTACCGTCGACCTGTCCGGTGCCGCCGTCTGGCGCGGCGCCGTCGCCGCCGTCTCGATGGATCCTGGCGGCGCCGCCATCGCGGTGGCGCTGCACGAGTTGCGCGCGACCCTGGTCGAACGCGCGCCGGAGCGGGGATTTGGGCCGCTGCTTGCCGCTCCCGCCAGTGCGCGTTCTTCGGTCGAACGCGCATTCGCCACCCGGCTTTCGCACACGCTGCCGATGCTCGCGCGGGCAACCGAACGGCATGACGTCACGGCCGTCGCCGGGGCGGCGGCGCGACTCGTGGGGCTCGGTCCTGGATTGACGCCTTCGGGTGACGACTTCATCGCCGGCTATCTGGCGGCGCTCCGGAGCCGTGCCGGCTTCGAAAGCGGCATCGACGCGATGCTGCGGTCGCTGGCCGATTCGCTCGCGCCGCTTGTCCTGCGCACCAATGCAATCAGCCGCCAGATGCTGAGCGACGCGGCGCAGGGGCGATTCGCCGAGCGCTTGGTCGATGTGACGGTTGCGATCTCGGGCGCGGGCGATGTCGTCGAGGCGACCGCGCGTGCGCTGGCGAGCGGACACAGCTCGGGCGCGGATACGCTGTGCGGCCTGCTGTTCGGCTATGCGCCGGACCTGGCGACGCAGGAGGCGCCGTCGCCGGATCGTCCACCGAGGCATCCGCTCCCGCGCGCCGCTCAATTCGAAAGCAATGCCGGCCGAACGGCCGCAGTCGCCTGA
- a CDS encoding cysteine hydrolase, with translation MAIEAEPYELEFDPKTTALLIIDMQRDFVMPGGFGEALGNDVTPLQATIAPTARVLEAARKRGMLVVHTREGHRPDLTDCPPSKLVRGRGKTRIGDPGPMGRILVRGEVGHDIVPELYPRAGEPVIDKPGKGAFYATDLELILRDRSIKTLIVCGVTTEVCVNTSVREANDRGYECVVLSDCVGSYFPEFQKAALAMIKAQGGIFGWVSDSRRALAAIGA, from the coding sequence ATGGCAATCGAAGCGGAACCGTACGAACTCGAATTCGATCCGAAGACGACCGCGCTGCTGATCATCGACATGCAGCGGGACTTCGTCATGCCCGGCGGATTCGGCGAGGCCCTGGGCAACGACGTTACGCCGCTGCAGGCGACCATCGCGCCGACCGCGCGCGTGCTGGAGGCGGCACGTAAGCGGGGGATGCTGGTGGTGCACACCCGCGAAGGCCATCGGCCGGATCTCACCGATTGCCCGCCTTCAAAGCTGGTGCGCGGCCGGGGCAAGACGCGCATCGGCGATCCCGGCCCGATGGGGCGCATCCTGGTGCGCGGCGAGGTCGGCCACGACATCGTGCCGGAACTGTATCCCCGGGCCGGCGAGCCGGTGATCGACAAGCCCGGCAAGGGCGCGTTCTACGCCACCGATCTCGAACTGATCCTGCGCGACCGCAGCATCAAGACGCTGATCGTCTGCGGCGTCACCACCGAGGTCTGCGTCAACACCAGCGTGCGCGAAGCCAACGACCGCGGCTACGAATGCGTGGTGCTGTCCGATTGCGTCGGGTCGTACTTCCCGGAGTTCCAGAAGGCCGCGCTGGCGATGATCAAGGCACAAGGCGGGATTTTCGGCTGGGTATCGGACTCCAGGCGCGCGCTGGCCGCCATCGGCGCGTGA